From Medicago truncatula cultivar Jemalong A17 chromosome 7, MtrunA17r5.0-ANR, whole genome shotgun sequence, a single genomic window includes:
- the LOC120576845 gene encoding F-box/kelch-repeat protein At5g15710 isoform X2, with translation MNTQLPNLRRLRSQSNLPPSETLPDEVMAEILSRLPVRSLMQIKCVCKSWNTIISDPKFIKMHLNRSARNPNFSVVSYETPSFDDDDHRFVPFPAGSLLDNPHITFPKDPYYLLHDKDCREVIGSCNGLVCLLGTETYTKLMLPPGAEESTHSSNVCVLMNSLCFSHDFNKTDFVIWKMTEFGDDRHCIFLKMVIQSYSQAACITKQFSIT, from the exons ATGAATACGCAGCTGCCGAACTTGCGGCGTCTCCGCTCTCAATCCAATCTGCCGCCGTCAGAAACACTCCCCGACGAGGTTATGGCCGAAATCTTATCAAGGCTTCCAGTAAGATCTTTGATGCAGATCAAGTGTGTGTGTAAGTCTTGGAACACTATTATTTCTGATCCTAAATTCATCAAAATGCACCTCAATAGATCTGCACGAAACCCGAACTTCTCAGTAGTCTCTTACGAGACACCctcatttgatgatgatgatcaccGTTTCGTACCTTTTCCTGCTGGTAGTTTATTAGATAACCCTCATATCACCTTTCCTAAGGATCCTTATTATCTATTGCATGACAAGGATTGTCGTGAAGTTATTGGTTCATGCAATGGATTGGTCTGCTTGTTAG GGACCGAGACATACACAAAGTTGATGCTCCCTCCTGGTGCTGAGGAGTCGACACATTCATCAAATGTTTGTGTGTTGATGAACTCCTTATGCTTTTCTCATGATTTCAACAAAACAGATTTTGTTATATGGAAGATGACAGAATTTGGAGATGACAG GCATTGCATCTTTCTGAAGATGGTGATACAATCGTATTCGCAAGCTGCCTGCATAACCAAGCAATTCTCTATAACTTGA
- the LOC120576845 gene encoding F-box/kelch-repeat protein At3g06240 isoform X1, translating to MNTQLPNLRRLRSQSNLPPSETLPDEVMAEILSRLPVRSLMQIKCVCKSWNTIISDPKFIKMHLNRSARNPNFSVVSYETPSFDDDDHRFVPFPAGSLLDNPHITFPKDPYYLLHDKDCREVIGSCNGLVCLLGTETYTKLMLPPGAEESTHSSNVCVLMNSLCFSHDFNKTDFVIWKMTEFGDDRSWTKFFTFSYHNLQVNLNSRFVYSWLKLKALHLSEDGDTIVFASCLHNQAILYNLRTNRVLESRVNKKICWYSIKDYVESLVSTC from the exons ATGAATACGCAGCTGCCGAACTTGCGGCGTCTCCGCTCTCAATCCAATCTGCCGCCGTCAGAAACACTCCCCGACGAGGTTATGGCCGAAATCTTATCAAGGCTTCCAGTAAGATCTTTGATGCAGATCAAGTGTGTGTGTAAGTCTTGGAACACTATTATTTCTGATCCTAAATTCATCAAAATGCACCTCAATAGATCTGCACGAAACCCGAACTTCTCAGTAGTCTCTTACGAGACACCctcatttgatgatgatgatcaccGTTTCGTACCTTTTCCTGCTGGTAGTTTATTAGATAACCCTCATATCACCTTTCCTAAGGATCCTTATTATCTATTGCATGACAAGGATTGTCGTGAAGTTATTGGTTCATGCAATGGATTGGTCTGCTTGTTAG GGACCGAGACATACACAAAGTTGATGCTCCCTCCTGGTGCTGAGGAGTCGACACATTCATCAAATGTTTGTGTGTTGATGAACTCCTTATGCTTTTCTCATGATTTCAACAAAACAGATTTTGTTATATGGAAGATGACAGAATTTGGAGATGACAGGTCTTGGACTAAATTCTTTACATTTAGCTATCACAACCTTCAAGTGAATTTAAATTCAAGATTTGTTTACTCGTGGTTGAAATTAAAGGCATTGCATCTTTCTGAAGATGGTGATACAATCGTATTCGCAAGCTGCCTGCATAACCAAGCAATTCTCTATAACTTGAGAACTAATAGAGTACTGGAATCTAGAGTTAACAAAAAGATATGTTGGTACTCTATCAAGGATTATGTCGAAAGTCTGGTTTCAACCTGCTGA
- the LOC120576845 gene encoding F-box/kelch-repeat protein At5g15710 isoform X3, with amino-acid sequence MNTQLPNLRRLRSQSNLPPSETLPDEVMAEILSRLPVRSLMQIKCVCKSWNTIISDPKFIKMHLNRSARNPNFSVVSYETPSFDDDDHRFVPFPAGSLLDNPHITFPKDPYYLLHDKDCREVIGSCNGLVCLLGTETYTKLMLPPGAEESTHSSNVCVLMNSLCFSHDFNKTDFVIWKMTEFGDDRW; translated from the exons ATGAATACGCAGCTGCCGAACTTGCGGCGTCTCCGCTCTCAATCCAATCTGCCGCCGTCAGAAACACTCCCCGACGAGGTTATGGCCGAAATCTTATCAAGGCTTCCAGTAAGATCTTTGATGCAGATCAAGTGTGTGTGTAAGTCTTGGAACACTATTATTTCTGATCCTAAATTCATCAAAATGCACCTCAATAGATCTGCACGAAACCCGAACTTCTCAGTAGTCTCTTACGAGACACCctcatttgatgatgatgatcaccGTTTCGTACCTTTTCCTGCTGGTAGTTTATTAGATAACCCTCATATCACCTTTCCTAAGGATCCTTATTATCTATTGCATGACAAGGATTGTCGTGAAGTTATTGGTTCATGCAATGGATTGGTCTGCTTGTTAG GGACCGAGACATACACAAAGTTGATGCTCCCTCCTGGTGCTGAGGAGTCGACACATTCATCAAATGTTTGTGTGTTGATGAACTCCTTATGCTTTTCTCATGATTTCAACAAAACAGATTTTGTTATATGGAAGATGACAGAATTTGGAGATGACAG ATGGTGA
- the LOC11438296 gene encoding putative glutaredoxin-C14, translating to MFNQEKLMHYQVEPSWSYYMRVRTMEEDQMERIMRIATQSAVVIFSISSCCMCHAMKSLFCGMGVNAMVHEVDEDPKGKQMKRALMRLLGNSTSLPVVFIGGKLVGSMDRVLAFHINGSLVPLLKDAGALWL from the coding sequence ATGTTCAATCAAGAGAAACTGATGCATTACCAAGTAGAACCATCATGGAGCTACTACATGAGAGTAAGAACAATGGAAGAAGATCAAATGGAGAGAATAATGAGGATAGCTACACAAAGTGCTGTTGTGATATTCAGCATAAGTAGTTGTTGTATGTGCCATGCAATGAAGAGTTTGTTCTGTGGAATGGGAGTGAATGCAATGGTTcatgaagttgatgaagatCCTAAAGGGAAACAAATGAAAAGAGCATTGATGAGGTTACTTGGAAATTCAACATCACTTCCAGTTGTTTTCATTGGTGGCAAATTAGTTGGTTCTATGGATAGAGTTTTGGCTTTTCATATTAATGGTTCTCTTGTTCCACTTCTCAAAGATGCTGGTGCTTTATGGCTTTAA
- the LOC11440323 gene encoding putative glutaredoxin-C14: MFNQEKLMHYQVEASWSYYMRVRTMEEDQMERIMRIATQSAVVIFSISSCCMCHAMKSLFCGMGVNAMVHEVDEDPKGKEMKRALMRLLGNSTSLPVVFIGGKLVGSMDRVLAFHINSSLIPLLKDAGALWL, translated from the coding sequence ATGTTCAATCAAGAAAAACTCATGCATTACCAAGTGGAAGCATCATGGAGCTACTACATGAGAGTAAGAACAATGGAAGAAGATCAAATGGAGAGAATCATGAGGATAGCTACACAAAGTGCTGTTGTGATATTCAGCATAAGTAGTTGCTGTATGTGTCATGCAATGAAGAGTTTGTTCTGTGGTATGGGAGTGAATGCAATGGTTcatgaagttgatgaagatCCTAAAGGGAAAGAAATGAAAAGAGCATTGATGAGGTTACTTGGAAATTCAACATCACTTCCAGTTGTTTTCATTGGTGGGAAATTAGTTGGTTCTATGGATAGAGTTTTGGCTTTTCATATCAATAGTTCACTTATTCCTCTTCTCAAAGATGCTGGTGCTTTATGGCTTTAA